In Calditrichota bacterium, one genomic interval encodes:
- a CDS encoding MotA/TolQ/ExbB proton channel family protein, producing the protein MKNETKLISIIVLIVLILAFGIPAGAAQDHLVIHITDIARAKQNNILGIPKKVDYTVKWMLYSKDGESVKEIDFSKIPQYVAYYSLNDSLFQNAHRENVSGTNLVTFKNLEIGKRYFFRIEGLNSGDRTVLSDTAWAISGRSLSASAEKQSVNWWHYNPLSGRFPLEILGKGIIYERSTILGKLAFHMIWWSLLIGIIIWITTMRNLSLSKIFPFKKIGLKSSLYLLNYDKTYTERISDEFIKLLQKWQKLINEAYKLVESPPMVKGENGEEIIDLDLLESEYATWWKNMGKKKIEKIEKDLTRNGYMNYPTIRIIQAGLGNHKINGYRWLEASAEVDRAIENRASSELETLKRKSFLDWLWNLGATAPLLGLFGTVTGISVAFAHLATLGPDTTHLKLVKMLAGGINEALWTTIMGLVTGIVLVILYYFYKNKLDWIFSKWEEIYVQVSEKL; encoded by the coding sequence ATGAAAAACGAAACTAAACTCATCTCAATTATCGTCCTGATCGTCCTGATTCTGGCGTTTGGCATTCCAGCCGGCGCTGCTCAGGATCATCTTGTGATTCATATTACGGATATTGCACGGGCCAAACAGAACAATATTCTGGGGATTCCAAAAAAAGTGGACTACACCGTCAAATGGATGCTCTATTCAAAAGACGGGGAATCCGTCAAAGAAATTGATTTTTCAAAGATCCCTCAATACGTGGCCTACTATTCGCTAAACGATAGTCTGTTTCAAAATGCCCACCGTGAAAATGTGTCGGGCACCAATCTTGTCACGTTCAAAAACCTGGAAATTGGAAAGCGCTACTTTTTTCGGATTGAGGGGCTGAACAGCGGAGACAGAACCGTTCTTTCGGATACGGCCTGGGCCATTAGCGGACGCTCACTAAGCGCTTCTGCAGAAAAGCAGTCGGTTAATTGGTGGCATTATAACCCGCTCAGCGGCCGTTTTCCTCTCGAGATCCTGGGGAAAGGGATTATTTATGAGCGCTCGACCATTCTCGGAAAACTGGCGTTTCACATGATTTGGTGGTCGCTTCTGATCGGGATAATCATTTGGATCACCACTATGAGAAACTTGAGTTTGTCAAAGATTTTTCCATTCAAAAAGATAGGATTGAAATCTTCGCTCTATTTGCTGAATTATGACAAAACATATACAGAAAGAATCTCCGACGAGTTTATTAAACTGCTTCAAAAATGGCAGAAGCTGATCAACGAGGCCTACAAACTGGTCGAATCGCCTCCTATGGTAAAAGGGGAGAACGGAGAGGAAATTATCGATTTAGACCTGCTGGAAAGTGAATATGCCACATGGTGGAAAAATATGGGGAAAAAGAAAATCGAGAAAATTGAAAAAGATTTGACCCGAAATGGTTACATGAATTATCCGACTATACGAATTATTCAGGCCGGTCTTGGAAATCACAAAATTAACGGATACCGATGGTTGGAGGCCTCGGCAGAGGTGGATCGAGCCATTGAAAATCGGGCCTCGTCAGAACTGGAAACACTGAAACGAAAATCCTTTTTGGATTGGTTGTGGAATTTGGGGGCCACGGCTCCCCTCTTGGGCCTGTTCGGGACGGTTACCGGTATTTCGGTGGCCTTTGCTCATCTGGCAACACTGGGCCCGGATACCACCCACTTGAAACTGGTAAAGATGCTGGCAGGCGGAATCAATGAAGCGCTCTGGACGACCATCATGGGATTGGTCACAGGAATTGTACTGGTCATTCTGTATTATTTTTATAAGAATAAGCTTGATTGGATTTTTTCGAAATGGGAAGAAATTTATGTTCAGGTATCTGAAAAACTATAA